The following are encoded together in the Phyllobacterium zundukense genome:
- a CDS encoding ABC transporter permease subunit → MQPVQNILRSPFTLLVPALAILTIVFGIPIVQLFLESVNAPTFNLQNYYSFVGQSANIRILIQTLEISTVATIICVLIGYPTAYLIASAPKKTRVVLIVLVVIPYLTSDLARTYSWVVILGDAGLINSVLTDLGLISGPLPLIYNRVAVYVGMVHIMLPMIILPLLSVMTSINGSLIAAAKSMGARPSTAFWRIYFPLSMPGVRSGTLLVFVLCLGFYVTPTALGGLGDAMLSTSIAAQASTGFSMATISASSFVLLAIAVIVLATFGLNPAGSRKVEFKQRTGWFSRMTFLNCIKGYANEIAVESRAKNWPSQVHRVQSDRRFSKIAGWTILVLVVFYLLFPSIVVVVMSFSDGHTLQFPPPGLSLQWYRSFFTDPTWYGTALLSIKIGLAVSILATVAGTLAAFGLSRIAPGVRNIMTMAILTPIIIPVIVVGVASYFGLANLGLIGTETGIVLTHTVGAIGYVVVIVSATLVDFDKQLVRAANSMKARPLAAFMKVTLPIIRPAIVGSALFAFIHSFGEVVITSFVSGYSVQTLPLKMWNNIRNEIDPTVAAVASLLTLLPIIWMIALYIMWWRAGQRAQSAIVKSEV, encoded by the coding sequence ATGCAACCCGTCCAGAACATTCTGAGATCCCCGTTTACACTTTTGGTCCCTGCCCTCGCGATCCTTACGATCGTGTTTGGTATACCAATTGTGCAGTTGTTTCTTGAGAGCGTGAACGCTCCCACATTCAATCTACAGAACTACTATTCATTTGTCGGACAAAGCGCCAACATACGAATCTTAATCCAGACGCTGGAGATTAGCACGGTAGCAACCATCATCTGTGTGTTGATTGGGTATCCCACGGCATACCTGATAGCTTCAGCTCCGAAGAAAACGAGAGTCGTCTTGATCGTATTGGTCGTGATTCCCTATCTGACCAGCGATCTGGCGCGGACTTATTCATGGGTCGTCATCCTCGGTGATGCCGGGCTCATCAACAGTGTCTTGACCGATCTGGGCCTGATTTCCGGACCGCTTCCACTAATTTACAACCGTGTCGCAGTTTACGTCGGCATGGTTCACATCATGTTGCCTATGATCATTCTGCCTCTTCTCAGCGTCATGACGAGCATCAATGGTTCCTTGATTGCCGCAGCAAAGAGCATGGGCGCAAGACCCTCGACAGCTTTCTGGCGCATCTATTTTCCCCTAAGCATGCCTGGAGTGCGCAGCGGCACACTATTGGTTTTCGTGCTCTGCTTGGGGTTCTATGTGACGCCGACCGCCCTAGGCGGTTTGGGTGATGCAATGCTTTCTACGTCTATCGCTGCCCAAGCATCCACAGGCTTTAGTATGGCTACGATTAGCGCCTCCTCATTCGTTCTCCTCGCGATTGCTGTCATCGTTCTTGCCACGTTTGGTCTCAATCCTGCTGGCTCCCGAAAAGTAGAGTTTAAACAACGGACGGGTTGGTTTAGCCGAATGACATTCCTAAACTGTATCAAAGGCTATGCGAACGAAATAGCTGTAGAATCCAGGGCGAAGAATTGGCCCTCGCAGGTTCATCGGGTGCAGTCTGATAGACGATTTTCCAAGATAGCTGGTTGGACTATTCTGGTGCTCGTCGTATTCTATCTGCTGTTCCCCTCGATAGTTGTGGTTGTCATGTCATTCAGCGATGGACACACCCTACAGTTCCCGCCGCCAGGTCTGTCCTTGCAATGGTACAGGTCATTTTTCACCGACCCTACGTGGTACGGCACGGCTCTCCTCAGCATCAAAATCGGCCTTGCTGTCTCAATCTTAGCGACTGTCGCAGGCACTCTGGCCGCTTTTGGGCTAAGCCGTATCGCACCAGGCGTCCGTAACATCATGACCATGGCAATTTTAACGCCAATCATTATACCTGTCATTGTTGTAGGTGTTGCAAGCTACTTTGGACTAGCGAACCTCGGCCTTATAGGCACGGAGACAGGGATCGTGTTGACACACACGGTCGGAGCAATTGGCTACGTCGTGGTAATCGTGTCTGCGACACTGGTGGATTTCGACAAGCAACTTGTGCGAGCCGCCAACAGCATGAAAGCGCGACCTTTAGCCGCCTTCATGAAAGTCACCCTGCCGATAATACGTCCAGCAATCGTCGGCAGTGCGCTTTTTGCGTTTATCCACTCGTTCGGCGAGGTGGTCATCACTTCGTTTGTCAGCGGTTATTCTGTGCAGACTCTGCCGCTGAAGATGTGGAATAACATCCGCAACGAAATAGACCCTACTGTCGCCGCAGTGGCCTCGCTTCTCACTCTTCTGCCGATAATTTGGATGATCGCGCTGTACATCATGTGGTGGAGGGCAGGACAACGTGCTCAGTCGGCTATCGTCAAAAGCGAAGTCTGA
- a CDS encoding M24 family metallopeptidase has protein sequence MPALYFAKAEYKARLGATKLEMQRLGLDTLILSDPANIFYLTGFDAWAFYAPLFVVVSCNEDEPIWIGRFMDAVSARDTTYLLEQNIRAYPDSFVQSSTSHPVQPTSEILRERSLDKGNIGVEMGAYYYTARIHAEFVNHLPNARFQDAELLVNRVRLVKSAAEQAYMRQAGHIVDAAMAAAVERCAPGVRECDVVAEIYKAQISGSLEAGGVYTTSPPHFCAGERVRTPHGLWTDQPLIKNRPLNIEIAGSRLHYHCPISRTVFLGTPPDSYRRLAEAVVEGLNTTMDSIRPGMAAEGVELVWRRSIAKHGFEKEARLGYSIGLGFPPTWGERTASLRPGDKTVLQPGMAFHCMSGLWLEDTGIAITQSFLVTDDGNEPLTQFERQLIAKS, from the coding sequence ATGCCAGCTCTTTACTTCGCCAAAGCAGAATACAAGGCCCGCCTCGGGGCCACCAAGTTGGAGATGCAGAGATTGGGTCTTGACACTCTCATTCTATCAGACCCTGCAAACATTTTCTATCTTACTGGCTTCGATGCATGGGCATTTTATGCGCCACTGTTTGTGGTTGTGTCTTGCAATGAAGATGAACCGATCTGGATCGGGCGGTTCATGGATGCGGTCTCTGCTCGCGACACGACCTATTTGCTGGAACAAAATATCCGCGCGTACCCCGATAGTTTTGTTCAATCGAGCACCTCGCACCCGGTTCAGCCGACATCCGAAATTCTGCGAGAGCGGAGCTTGGATAAGGGCAATATTGGCGTGGAGATGGGTGCATATTACTACACCGCACGCATCCATGCCGAGTTCGTAAATCACCTTCCGAACGCTCGTTTTCAAGACGCGGAGCTCCTGGTAAATCGTGTCCGGCTCGTGAAAAGTGCCGCAGAGCAGGCCTATATGCGCCAGGCCGGTCACATCGTTGACGCCGCTATGGCCGCCGCAGTGGAAAGATGTGCCCCCGGTGTGCGAGAATGCGACGTCGTCGCAGAAATATACAAGGCTCAGATATCAGGCTCACTTGAGGCCGGGGGCGTCTACACAACCAGTCCGCCGCATTTCTGCGCCGGCGAGAGAGTCCGCACCCCGCATGGCTTGTGGACGGATCAACCGCTGATAAAGAACAGGCCTCTGAACATTGAGATCGCGGGGTCGCGCCTCCACTATCATTGCCCGATTTCCCGCACGGTATTCCTCGGTACACCGCCGGATAGTTATCGGCGTTTGGCAGAGGCCGTGGTCGAGGGCTTGAACACGACCATGGACAGCATTCGTCCCGGCATGGCTGCCGAAGGGGTCGAGTTGGTTTGGCGGAGATCCATCGCGAAGCATGGCTTTGAGAAGGAAGCCCGGCTCGGCTACTCAATCGGGCTCGGGTTTCCTCCGACGTGGGGGGAACGTACCGCGAGCCTGCGCCCCGGAGACAAAACTGTATTACAGCCCGGCATGGCCTTTCACTGCATGTCTGGGCTGTGGCTGGAGGACACCGGAATTGCAATCACTCAATCGTTCCTTGTGACGGATGACGGAAACGAGCCGCTGACGCAATTCGAGCGCCAATTGATCGCCAAGTCTTAA